The Coleofasciculaceae cyanobacterium genome contains a region encoding:
- a CDS encoding protein kinase, whose translation MQETILGSRYRVIKYIAKGGFGKTYLAEDIQLPDKDKCVVKQLYFSVDDPNFIQVARRLFKKEAETLYTLGIHDQIPRLMAYFEQDEKFYLVQQYIEGYTLSKELILGKPWSEGKVIELLIDCLNILDFIHGKSVIHRDVKPDNLIRRSWDHKLVLVDFGTVKEVIAEQTQLVPATVAVGTRGYMPTEQARGKPRTTSDIYALGIIAIQALTGVHPVELIEDEDGEIIWREQAQCSPQLADIIAKMTRYHFKERYQSAQEIITALAGLGNKPEAIRQTQAVEYTPTVQLSASQLANLSRKPQATSINSSSLNNDRSVIDTPENLTNFHPELPELVTNNEQQPQLETQSTSRETESNSMSKAQKSRKNLTTLGVALILGAIASGGMYLLKQKTTQSVQKSIEEQVNHFNEMLEKQEYQACYDEAVAMNAQAADVAPSPSMSKEQLQEFEAQCGLAQAQVEAEDIKYGAALAIAKTLPKNTSIDAEIQQQVDLWSEQLLEQATKLYEQDGNIEEAFETVKQIPQDSTVRSRVIDLKDSWKAESETNEAIMTTAEKALSEEKWVYAKQQAIKVKDSSPTMYWQEKAKAIISQAEEGIAETASTDVATPPEAEKTKAIAPTPEITEVPIPETTKVNMPVIGEPKPTIRVDQDSSESLRDLDDNSESFPSTPSNSLSPNNAPLRDL comes from the coding sequence ATGCAGGAAACTATTTTAGGCTCACGCTATCGGGTAATTAAATATATTGCTAAGGGTGGATTTGGTAAAACTTATCTAGCAGAAGATATTCAGTTACCAGATAAAGATAAATGTGTAGTAAAGCAGCTTTATTTTAGCGTTGACGACCCGAATTTTATTCAAGTAGCGAGACGTTTATTTAAGAAAGAAGCAGAAACTCTTTATACGTTGGGAATTCATGACCAAATACCACGACTCATGGCATATTTTGAGCAAGATGAGAAATTTTATTTGGTGCAACAATATATAGAAGGTTATACCCTAAGTAAAGAACTTATTTTAGGAAAACCTTGGTCAGAAGGAAAAGTTATTGAACTACTAATAGATTGTTTGAATATCCTCGATTTTATTCATGGAAAAAGCGTAATTCACCGTGATGTCAAACCTGACAATTTAATTCGCCGCAGTTGGGATCATAAGCTAGTACTAGTAGATTTTGGGACTGTAAAAGAAGTTATTGCCGAGCAAACTCAATTAGTTCCTGCAACCGTAGCAGTAGGAACAAGAGGTTATATGCCCACTGAACAAGCAAGAGGAAAACCCCGTACCACCAGCGATATTTATGCTTTGGGCATTATTGCGATCCAGGCTTTAACTGGAGTGCATCCTGTCGAGTTGATTGAAGATGAAGACGGTGAAATTATTTGGCGCGAACAAGCTCAATGTAGCCCACAATTAGCGGATATTATTGCCAAAATGACCAGATATCATTTTAAAGAACGCTATCAATCGGCTCAAGAAATTATCACAGCTTTAGCTGGTTTGGGAAATAAACCCGAAGCTATTCGTCAAACACAAGCAGTTGAATATACTCCAACAGTTCAGTTAAGTGCTTCTCAATTAGCCAATTTGTCCAGAAAGCCTCAAGCCACATCCATAAATTCCTCATCCTTAAATAACGATCGCTCAGTTATCGACACGCCAGAAAATCTAACCAATTTTCACCCTGAATTACCTGAATTAGTTACGAACAATGAACAGCAACCACAATTAGAAACTCAATCCACCTCACGTGAAACCGAATCAAATTCCATGTCTAAGGCTCAAAAATCTCGTAAAAACCTAACTACTCTAGGAGTAGCTTTAATATTAGGAGCGATCGCGTCTGGGGGAATGTATCTCCTAAAGCAAAAAACTACCCAGTCTGTCCAAAAAAGTATCGAAGAACAGGTAAATCATTTTAATGAAATGTTAGAAAAGCAAGAATATCAAGCTTGCTATGACGAAGCAGTTGCTATGAATGCTCAAGCTGCTGATGTGGCTCCCTCACCGAGTATGTCCAAAGAGCAACTACAAGAATTTGAAGCTCAGTGTGGTCTAGCTCAAGCCCAAGTAGAGGCAGAAGATATTAAGTATGGCGCAGCCTTAGCGATCGCCAAAACTCTACCGAAAAACACTTCTATAGATGCAGAAATTCAACAACAAGTTGATTTGTGGTCAGAGCAGCTATTAGAACAGGCAACTAAACTCTACGAACAAGACGGAAATATTGAAGAAGCGTTTGAGACAGTCAAGCAAATCCCCCAAGACAGTACCGTCAGATCTAGGGTTATCGATCTTAAAGACTCTTGGAAAGCAGAGTCGGAAACTAATGAAGCAATTATGACCACTGCTGAAAAAGCCTTGAGTGAAGAAAAATGGGTGTACGCCAAACAACAAGCTATCAAAGTTAAAGACTCATCTCCTACAATGTATTGGCAGGAAAAGGCGAAAGCAATTATCTCTCAAGCGGAAGAAGGAATTGCCGAGACGGCCTCTACTGACGTTGCGACTCCTCCTGAAGCAGAAAAAACTAAAGCGATCGCTCCTACCCCAGAAATCACAGAAGTTCCTATTCCTGAAACAACCAAAGTTAATATGCCTGTTATTGGCGAGCCTAAACCAACAATTCGCGTCGACCAAGATTCATCAGAATCATTGCGAGATTTAGATGACAACAGCGAATCTTTCCCAAGCACACCTTCTAATTCCTTATCACCAAATAATGCTCCTTTGAGAGATTTGTAA
- a CDS encoding FHA domain-containing protein — protein sequence MPPKADKLSQTIENLQLFLSRKADEREDLADISRQLAQLNKTLNQKKLTVQIVSQSPILAQAVFDLINSQTELKQFFQLKFDAIPKPLTQTAPQHCASLKLRQNLADATGLQQYLELNSKCEYAIGRSPAADVKINPQLYQGVSWNHAVVQPLIEAEKAIQWQIGDRHSTNGTFVNGERLTDSRLLNSGDIITLACPQAGENVAELAFTLRIEPLDLEIDREYWDVVDCDLLMVVIDSKQQLALEVQNFVQNLNQTYISRQYLLVDTPDPKEEVAKVAEKNLNAIEVWLKNDVLEPRFELVPLYLKSFYTEDGNNNLDPKQQKKQERFTKILGDLVKRQPENILAKRIAVKVVRAAEPVEPFLEQQQQELAEKLAQAQQELAALSEINLKEVSKKAIVEANQTKDKFFKAIKLDIAQSKAAFVDVYSKKSVVYQIQDFVDSLNPVVLKKNGQKIIQLNDDSSDSDDINTSLIGFCTDSLEKWAIEEWYKVSQVYCNGGLHGLLDRLNEKTNVIPEVLSQSPFSPPDDINVQDNFLLSFAGTNCETSHKQKSLGAYIMNQLRSQMMQIMMMLTLVLGFVGIKSSKNQMTQGLSNYFKQYPWLFGIFIFGIIFLLVSAYNSENDLKLDEASVKLKKDLSSYYQSFAKNLLDKVIQDLNLNLELEENKITDGLEIVTDVYSDRLVEVEKQQIRIENNLEQYKTQQKSLATELSEFEKLKQM from the coding sequence ATGCCACCAAAAGCAGATAAATTAAGTCAAACCATCGAAAATCTTCAGCTTTTTTTGAGTAGAAAAGCCGATGAACGGGAAGATTTAGCCGATATCTCGCGCCAGCTTGCTCAACTAAACAAAACTCTCAATCAGAAAAAACTCACAGTTCAAATTGTCAGTCAGTCTCCAATTTTAGCTCAGGCTGTTTTCGATTTGATTAATAGTCAAACTGAACTCAAGCAATTTTTTCAACTAAAATTTGATGCTATCCCCAAACCATTAACGCAAACTGCACCGCAGCATTGTGCGAGCTTAAAATTAAGGCAAAATCTAGCCGATGCTACTGGTTTGCAGCAGTATCTTGAATTAAACTCTAAATGCGAGTATGCGATCGGCAGATCACCCGCAGCTGATGTGAAAATTAATCCTCAGCTTTATCAGGGAGTATCTTGGAATCATGCAGTAGTTCAGCCTTTAATAGAAGCAGAAAAGGCTATTCAATGGCAAATTGGCGATCGCCATAGTACCAACGGCACTTTTGTTAATGGAGAGCGGTTAACAGACTCTCGATTGCTCAACTCAGGAGATATTATTACCCTTGCCTGTCCCCAAGCTGGAGAAAACGTAGCAGAACTAGCTTTTACGCTCCGAATTGAACCACTCGATCTAGAAATAGATCGAGAATATTGGGATGTGGTGGATTGCGATCTATTAATGGTGGTGATAGACAGCAAACAGCAGCTAGCACTAGAAGTGCAAAACTTCGTGCAAAATCTCAACCAAACTTACATCTCTCGGCAGTATTTACTGGTAGATACCCCCGATCCCAAAGAGGAGGTGGCAAAGGTAGCGGAAAAAAATCTAAACGCGATCGAAGTCTGGTTAAAAAATGATGTTTTAGAACCTAGGTTTGAATTAGTGCCACTCTATCTCAAATCTTTTTATACAGAAGACGGTAACAATAACCTAGACCCTAAACAACAGAAAAAACAAGAACGATTTACCAAAATTCTTGGCGATCTCGTCAAACGTCAGCCAGAAAATATCCTTGCTAAACGGATCGCGGTTAAAGTTGTTCGTGCAGCCGAACCCGTCGAACCTTTTTTAGAACAGCAACAGCAAGAATTAGCCGAAAAGCTAGCTCAAGCACAGCAGGAATTAGCAGCCCTGTCAGAAATTAATCTTAAGGAAGTTAGTAAAAAAGCGATCGTCGAAGCTAATCAAACTAAAGATAAGTTTTTTAAAGCAATCAAGTTAGACATAGCTCAATCTAAGGCTGCATTTGTAGATGTCTATAGTAAGAAAAGCGTCGTCTATCAGATTCAGGATTTTGTTGATAGTTTAAACCCCGTAGTTTTAAAGAAAAATGGACAGAAAATTATTCAGCTAAATGATGATTCCTCCGATTCTGATGATATTAATACAAGTCTTATCGGTTTTTGTACAGATTCACTGGAAAAGTGGGCAATAGAAGAATGGTACAAAGTCAGTCAGGTCTACTGTAATGGTGGTTTGCATGGCTTACTAGACAGACTTAATGAAAAAACCAATGTCATTCCCGAAGTCCTATCACAATCCCCGTTTTCTCCTCCCGATGATATTAACGTGCAGGATAATTTTCTCCTCTCTTTTGCAGGAACTAATTGCGAAACCAGCCATAAGCAAAAGTCTCTCGGTGCATACATTATGAACCAGCTAAGAAGTCAGATGATGCAGATTATGATGATGCTTACTTTGGTACTGGGTTTTGTCGGTATTAAATCCAGTAAAAATCAAATGACCCAAGGCTTGTCTAATTACTTTAAACAATATCCTTGGCTGTTTGGCATTTTTATTTTTGGAATTATTTTTCTTTTGGTCAGTGCTTACAATAGCGAGAACGATCTCAAGTTGGATGAGGCGAGCGTAAAACTCAAGAAAGATCTTTCTAGTTACTACCAATCTTTTGCTAAAAACTTACTAGATAAAGTTATTCAAGATCTGAACTTAAATTTAGAGTTAGAAGAAAACAAAATTACCGATGGACTAGAAATTGTCACCGATGTCTATAGCGATCGCTTAGTGGAAGTCGAAAAACAACAAATCCGAATTGAAAATAATTTAGAGCAATACAAAACTCAACAAAAAAGTTTGGCTACAGAATTATCGGAGTTTGAAAAACTTAAGCAAATGTAG
- a CDS encoding FHA domain-containing protein, translating into MTAEHNRIWATLTLKTESIKQSAAKKHILSTVENTVIGRSPDCQIALDPHEFVTVSRRHAEIKLVDASWQINDLGTTNGTLVNDRPVSNNQRLESGDRIILGAKGPEFSFECLTLNATVMVQPTEIEVDIPEPEPSPSKSENKPIETPEVVVANVTIPAVQEIVKDPEPAQAPIAKNAKDKVKEKKLSAENESIAEPKPEAKKHTPARAVDNATVSKTKTTSVSKLVNTSPNTLAFDSGKSLWNLISATELCQIAEKSQSVLALAFSPDAQVLVSVAKDKTIKLWNISNQTEIATLTGHKLAANAIAFSPDGQILASAGADKTIKLWNIDNQAEIASFSGHKLAIESLAFSPDGQILASAGADKTIKLWNIDNQAEIASFSGHKLAIESLAFSPDGQILASGSKDKTIRLWNVANQEEIAVLAGHKQGISSINFSPDGQTIASAGADQTIRLWNKKTQLEIAAIATPSWQTGAIAIAVDGKTLAGIDEQGAIRLWQI; encoded by the coding sequence ATGACAGCTGAGCATAATCGAATTTGGGCTACGCTTACCTTAAAAACAGAGTCAATTAAGCAGTCTGCCGCCAAGAAACATATCCTATCCACAGTAGAAAACACGGTAATTGGTCGCTCTCCAGATTGTCAAATTGCTTTAGATCCTCATGAATTTGTCACCGTATCTCGTCGTCATGCAGAGATAAAATTAGTTGATGCCAGTTGGCAAATAAACGACTTAGGAACAACTAATGGAACTTTAGTAAATGATCGCCCAGTCAGCAATAATCAACGATTGGAATCAGGCGATCGCATTATTTTAGGCGCAAAAGGTCCTGAATTTAGCTTTGAATGTCTTACCCTAAATGCCACCGTGATGGTACAGCCTACCGAAATAGAGGTTGATATACCCGAACCAGAACCTAGTCCATCTAAATCGGAGAATAAACCGATAGAAACTCCCGAAGTTGTAGTAGCCAATGTCACCATTCCTGCTGTCCAAGAAATTGTTAAAGACCCCGAGCCAGCACAAGCACCTATAGCCAAGAATGCTAAGGATAAAGTAAAAGAAAAAAAGCTTTCTGCTGAAAATGAATCTATTGCCGAACCTAAACCCGAAGCCAAAAAACATACTCCCGCTAGGGCTGTAGACAACGCCACCGTTTCCAAGACAAAAACTACTTCTGTTTCTAAGTTAGTTAACACAAGCCCAAATACTCTCGCTTTTGATTCTGGGAAAAGCTTATGGAATTTAATATCTGCAACAGAACTATGTCAAATAGCAGAAAAATCTCAGTCAGTATTAGCCCTGGCGTTTAGCCCAGATGCTCAAGTATTAGTCAGCGTAGCCAAAGATAAAACCATTAAACTATGGAATATTTCTAACCAGACAGAAATTGCCACTTTGACAGGACATAAATTAGCAGCAAATGCTATAGCATTTAGTCCCGACGGACAGATATTGGCTAGTGCTGGAGCAGACAAGACAATTAAGCTTTGGAATATTGACAATCAAGCAGAAATCGCTTCTTTTTCGGGACATAAATTAGCCATTGAATCTTTAGCATTTAGTCCCGATGGACAGATATTGGCTAGTGCTGGAGCAGACAAAACAATTAAGCTTTGGAATATTGACAATCAAGCAGAAATCGCTTCTTTTTCGGGACATAAATTAGCCATTGAATCTTTAGCATTTAGTCCCGACGGACAGATATTAGCTAGTGGCAGTAAAGATAAAACAATTAGATTGTGGAATGTCGCCAATCAAGAAGAAATAGCAGTGCTTGCTGGTCACAAACAAGGAATTAGCAGTATTAATTTTAGCCCCGACGGGCAGACTATAGCTAGTGCTGGAGCAGACCAAACAATTAGATTGTGGAACAAAAAAACGCAACTAGAAATAGCTGCGATCGCTACTCCTAGTTGGCAAACTGGCGCGATCGCGATCGCAGTTGATGGGAAAACCTTGGCAGGCATTGACGAACAAGGCGCGATCAGATTATGGCAGATTTAA